The following proteins are co-located in the Streptomyces sp. DT2A-34 genome:
- a CDS encoding F0F1 ATP synthase subunit gamma — translation MGAQLRVYKRRIRSVTATKKITKAMEMIAASRVVKAQRKVAASTPYATELTRAVTAVGTGSNTKHPLTTQAETVTRSAVLLLTSDRGLAGAFNSNAIKAAEQLTERLEREGKQVDVYIVGRRGVAHYNFRERKIAESWSGFTDEPTYADAKKVAAPLIEAIETETAQGGVDELHIVYTEFVSMMTQQALDARLLPLSLEEVAQEAPSKGEILPLYDFEPSAEDVLDALLPRYVESRIYNALLQSAASKHAATRRAMKSATDNAGELIETLSRLANAARQAEITQEISEIVGGSAALADATAGSDR, via the coding sequence ATGGGAGCCCAGCTCCGGGTCTACAAGCGTCGCATCCGATCCGTCACCGCGACCAAGAAGATCACGAAGGCGATGGAGATGATCGCCGCCTCGCGCGTCGTCAAGGCGCAGCGCAAGGTGGCGGCCTCCACGCCCTACGCGACCGAGCTCACCCGCGCGGTCACGGCGGTCGGCACCGGCTCGAACACCAAGCACCCGCTGACCACGCAGGCCGAGACGGTCACGCGGTCCGCGGTGCTGCTCCTGACGAGCGACCGCGGTCTGGCCGGCGCCTTCAACTCCAACGCCATCAAGGCGGCGGAGCAGCTGACCGAGCGCCTGGAGCGCGAGGGCAAGCAGGTCGACGTGTACATCGTCGGCCGGCGCGGTGTCGCCCACTACAACTTCCGTGAGCGCAAGATCGCGGAGTCGTGGAGCGGCTTCACCGACGAGCCGACGTACGCGGACGCCAAGAAGGTCGCGGCTCCGCTGATCGAGGCGATCGAGACGGAGACGGCTCAGGGCGGCGTGGACGAGCTCCACATCGTCTACACCGAGTTCGTCTCGATGATGACCCAGCAGGCGCTGGATGCGCGTCTGCTGCCGCTCAGCCTCGAAGAGGTCGCGCAGGAGGCTCCGTCCAAGGGCGAGATCCTTCCGCTGTACGACTTCGAGCCCTCGGCGGAGGACGTCCTCGACGCCCTTCTGCCGCGCTACGTGGAGAGCCGTATCTACAACGCGCTGCTCCAGTCGGCCGCCTCCAAGCACGCCGCCACGCGGCGCGCGATGAAGTCGGCCACCGACAACGCCGGAGAGCTCATCGAGACGCTGTCCCGGCTTGCGAACGCGGCCCGCCAGGCCGAAATCACCCAGGAAATCAGCGAGATCGTCGGTGGCTCCGCAGCCCTGGCCGACGCGACCGCGGGGAGTGACCGCTAA
- the glyA gene encoding serine hydroxymethyltransferase yields MTVAHAIEADVLRRQDPQLADILLGELDRQSTTLQLIAAENFTSPAVLAALGSPLANKYAEGYPGARYHGGCELVDAAERLAVERAKLLFGAEHANVQSHSGSSAVLAAYAALLRPGDTVLALGLPYGGHLTHGSPANFSGRWFDFVGYGVDAETGLIDYDQVRTLARNHRPKAVVCGSIAYPRHIDYALFRDIADEVGAYLIADAAHPIGLVAGGAAPSPVPYADVVCVTTHKVLRGPRGGMILCGSDLAERVDRAVFPFTQGGAQMHTIAAKAVAFGEAATPAFTAYAHQVVANARTLAAGLAAEGLVVTTGGTDTHLITADPAPLGVDGRAARGRLAAAGIVLDCCALPHGDARGLRLGTAAVTTQGMGEEEMVWLAALLAGVLRGETESQKAREEVRELAGRFSPYPG; encoded by the coding sequence ATGACGGTTGCCCATGCCATCGAGGCCGACGTCCTGCGCCGCCAGGACCCGCAGCTCGCCGACATCCTGCTCGGAGAGCTCGACCGGCAGTCGACGACGCTCCAGCTCATCGCCGCCGAGAACTTCACCTCGCCCGCGGTGCTGGCGGCTCTAGGGTCGCCACTCGCCAACAAGTACGCCGAGGGGTATCCGGGCGCCCGATACCACGGTGGCTGCGAGCTGGTCGACGCCGCCGAGCGGCTCGCCGTGGAGCGGGCCAAGCTGCTGTTCGGGGCCGAACACGCCAACGTGCAGTCGCACTCGGGGTCTTCGGCCGTCCTCGCCGCGTACGCCGCCCTGCTGCGGCCCGGTGACACCGTGCTCGCCCTCGGGCTGCCGTACGGCGGACACCTCACGCACGGCTCGCCGGCCAACTTCTCCGGGCGCTGGTTCGACTTCGTGGGATACGGGGTGGACGCCGAGACCGGGCTCATCGACTACGACCAAGTGCGCACGCTCGCCCGCAATCACCGGCCCAAGGCCGTCGTCTGCGGGTCCATCGCCTACCCGCGCCACATCGACTACGCCCTCTTCCGCGACATCGCGGACGAGGTGGGCGCGTATCTCATCGCCGACGCCGCCCACCCGATCGGGCTCGTCGCCGGGGGAGCGGCGCCGAGTCCGGTGCCGTACGCCGATGTCGTGTGCGTCACCACACACAAGGTGCTGCGGGGGCCCCGTGGCGGCATGATCCTGTGCGGCTCGGACCTCGCCGAACGGGTCGACCGCGCCGTGTTCCCGTTCACCCAGGGCGGTGCGCAGATGCACACCATCGCGGCCAAGGCCGTCGCGTTCGGCGAGGCGGCAACACCGGCGTTCACGGCGTACGCCCATCAGGTGGTCGCCAATGCGAGGACCCTGGCGGCGGGGCTGGCCGCGGAGGGGCTGGTCGTCACCACGGGCGGGACCGACACCCACCTCATCACCGCCGACCCGGCACCGCTCGGCGTCGACGGCCGTGCGGCGCGCGGACGGCTCGCGGCGGCCGGGATCGTGCTGGACTGCTGCGCGCTGCCGCACGGCGACGCCCGCGGCCTGCGCCTGGGCACGGCGGCCGTGACCACCCAGGGCATGGGGGAGGAGGAGATGGTGTGGCTCGCCGCGTTGCTGGCGGGTGTGCTGCGCGGGGAGACCGAAAGTCAGAAGGCTCGTGAAGAAGTGCGGGAGCTGGCCGGTAGATTTTCGCCGTATCCCGGCTGA
- a CDS encoding MraY family glycosyltransferase gives MREYLLTLCITAAVTYLLTGPVRKFAIVAGAMPEIRARDVHREPTPRLGGIAMFFGLCAGLLVADHLTNLSTVFEKSNEPRALLSGAALIWLIGVLDDKFEIDALIKLGGQMIAAGVMVMQGLTILWLPIPGFGSVALTQWQGTLLTVALVVITINAVNFVDGLDGLAAGMVCIASAAFFLYAYRVWVSYGIEAAAPATLFAAILMGMCLGFLPHNMHPARIFMGDSGSMLIGLVLAAGAISITGQVDPDALKLFAGSEKEAVHQTVPVYIPLLLPLTIIAIPAADLVLAIVRRTWRGQSPFAADRGHLHHRLLEIGHSHSRAVLIMYFWSALIAFGALAYSVNSASMWIVLSVVFLSAIGLGLLLLPRFTPRAPRWAEAFVPPRYRRRDAVAEPAATTPQTAAAEAPADAAADSGSDEDARTPVAAGVAGVNGATAIGARSRFLDRRKAATSR, from the coding sequence GTGCGCGAATACCTGCTGACGCTCTGCATCACTGCTGCGGTGACGTATCTGCTGACAGGGCCGGTACGTAAGTTCGCGATCGTGGCCGGGGCGATGCCGGAGATCCGGGCACGTGACGTGCACCGGGAACCCACTCCGCGGCTCGGCGGTATCGCGATGTTCTTCGGCCTGTGCGCGGGCCTGCTGGTCGCCGATCACCTCACCAACCTCAGTACGGTCTTCGAGAAGTCCAACGAACCGCGGGCGCTGCTCTCCGGAGCGGCGCTCATCTGGCTGATCGGCGTCCTGGACGACAAGTTCGAGATCGACGCCCTGATCAAGCTGGGCGGCCAGATGATCGCCGCCGGCGTCATGGTCATGCAGGGTCTGACGATCCTGTGGCTGCCGATCCCCGGCTTCGGCTCGGTCGCGCTGACCCAGTGGCAGGGCACCCTGCTGACGGTCGCCCTGGTCGTCATCACCATCAACGCGGTCAACTTCGTCGACGGCCTGGACGGCCTCGCGGCCGGCATGGTGTGCATCGCCTCGGCCGCGTTCTTCCTCTACGCCTATCGCGTCTGGGTGTCGTACGGCATCGAGGCCGCCGCCCCGGCCACCCTGTTCGCGGCGATCCTGATGGGCATGTGCCTGGGCTTCCTGCCGCACAACATGCACCCGGCGCGGATCTTCATGGGCGACTCCGGCTCGATGCTGATCGGCCTGGTGCTCGCCGCGGGCGCGATCTCCATCACGGGACAGGTCGACCCGGACGCGCTGAAGCTGTTCGCCGGCTCCGAGAAGGAGGCCGTGCACCAGACGGTGCCCGTCTACATCCCGCTGCTGCTGCCGCTGACGATCATCGCGATCCCGGCCGCCGACCTGGTGCTGGCGATCGTGCGCCGCACCTGGCGGGGCCAGTCGCCGTTCGCCGCCGACCGGGGCCACCTGCACCACCGCCTCCTGGAGATCGGCCACTCGCACAGCCGGGCGGTGCTGATCATGTACTTCTGGTCGGCGCTGATCGCCTTCGGCGCGCTCGCCTACTCCGTGAACTCGGCGTCCATGTGGATCGTGCTGAGCGTGGTGTTCCTCAGCGCCATCGGGCTCGGGCTGCTTCTGCTGCCCCGCTTCACTCCGCGCGCCCCGCGCTGGGCCGAGGCGTTCGTGCCGCCGCGCTACCGCCGTCGCGACGCCGTTGCCGAGCCGGCGGCCACCACGCCGCAGACCGCCGCCGCCGAGGCACCGGCCGACGCCGCGGCCGACTCCGGGTCCGACGAGGACGCGCGCACCCCGGTCGCCGCCGGTGTGGCCGGCGTCAACGGCGCGACCGCGATCGGTGCCCGTTCGCGCTTCCTGGACCGGCGGAAGGCCGCAACGTCGCGCTGA
- a CDS encoding L-threonylcarbamoyladenylate synthase gives MARRYDTNDATDRTTGLREAASAVRRGELVVLPTDTVYGIGADAFSKEAVGDLLEAKGRGRTMPTPVLIGSPNTLHGLVTDFSELAWELVDAFWPGALTLVAKHQPSLQWDLGDTRGTVAVRMPLHPVAIELLTEVGPMAVSSANLTGHPAPEDCDAAQEMLGDSVSVYLDGGPTPGNVPSSIVDVTGEVPLLLRAGAISADELRKVVPDLEVAN, from the coding sequence ATGGCACGGCGATACGACACCAACGACGCGACCGACCGCACGACGGGTCTGCGTGAGGCCGCGTCCGCCGTCCGCCGTGGCGAGCTCGTGGTCCTCCCGACCGACACGGTGTACGGCATCGGCGCCGACGCGTTCTCCAAGGAGGCCGTGGGCGACCTGCTGGAGGCCAAGGGCCGTGGCCGCACCATGCCCACCCCTGTGCTGATCGGCTCCCCGAACACGCTCCATGGTCTCGTCACCGACTTCTCCGAGCTGGCCTGGGAACTGGTGGACGCGTTCTGGCCGGGCGCGCTGACCCTGGTCGCCAAGCACCAGCCGTCCCTGCAGTGGGACCTCGGCGACACCCGGGGCACGGTCGCCGTGCGCATGCCGCTGCACCCGGTCGCCATCGAGCTCCTCACGGAGGTCGGCCCGATGGCGGTGTCGTCGGCGAACCTGACGGGCCACCCGGCCCCCGAGGACTGTGACGCCGCGCAGGAGATGCTCGGCGACTCGGTCTCCGTCTACCTGGACGGCGGCCCGACCCCCGGCAACGTCCCGTCGTCGATCGTCGACGTGACCGGCGAAGTGCCCCTCCTCCTGCGCGCGGGCGCCATCTCCGCGGACGAGCTGCGGAAGGTCGTACCCGACCTCGAGGTGGCGAATTGA
- the atpA gene encoding F0F1 ATP synthase subunit alpha, which translates to MAELTIRPEEIRDALETFVQSYKPDAASREEVGTVTLAGDGIAKVEGLPSAMANELLKFEDGTLGLALNLEEREIGAIVLGEFSGIEEGQPVSRTGEVLSVAVGEGYLGRVVDPLGNPIDGLGEIETSGRRALELQAPGVMARKSVHEPMETGYKAVDAMTPIGRGQRQLIIGDRQTGKTALAVDTIINQRDNWRTGDPNKQVRCVYVAIGQKGSTIASVRGALEENGALEYTTIVAAPASDPAGFKYLAPYTGSAIGQQWMYEGKHVLIIFDDLSKQADAYRAVSLLLRRPPGREAYPGDVFYLHSRLLERCAKLSDAMGAGSMTGLPIVETKANDVSAFIPTNVISITDGQCFLESDLFNAGQRPALNVGISVSRVGGSAQHKAMKQVSGRLRVDLAQFRELEAFAAFGSDLDAASKAQLERGQRMVELLKQAQYEPMSTEDQVVSVWAGTTGKMDDVPVADIRRFEKELLEYLHRKEQGLMTSIKEGGKMSDDTLTAIADAIAEFKKQFETADGKLLGEEAPAAPKATSASK; encoded by the coding sequence ATGGCGGAGCTCACGATCCGGCCGGAGGAGATCCGGGACGCGCTGGAGACGTTCGTCCAGTCGTACAAGCCGGACGCGGCCTCGCGCGAGGAGGTCGGTACGGTCACCCTTGCCGGCGACGGCATCGCGAAGGTCGAGGGTCTGCCCTCGGCCATGGCCAACGAACTGCTGAAGTTCGAGGACGGCACCCTCGGCCTCGCCCTCAACCTCGAGGAGCGCGAGATCGGTGCCATCGTCCTCGGTGAGTTCAGCGGCATCGAGGAGGGTCAGCCGGTCTCCCGTACCGGTGAGGTCCTCTCCGTGGCTGTCGGCGAGGGCTACCTCGGCCGCGTCGTCGACCCGCTCGGCAACCCGATCGACGGCCTCGGCGAGATCGAGACCAGCGGTCGCCGCGCCCTTGAGCTGCAGGCTCCGGGCGTCATGGCCCGTAAGTCGGTGCACGAGCCGATGGAGACCGGCTACAAGGCCGTCGACGCGATGACCCCGATCGGCCGTGGCCAGCGTCAGCTGATCATCGGTGACCGCCAGACCGGCAAGACCGCCCTGGCCGTCGACACGATCATCAACCAGCGTGACAACTGGCGCACCGGCGACCCGAACAAGCAGGTCCGCTGCGTCTACGTCGCCATCGGCCAGAAGGGCTCGACGATCGCGTCGGTCCGCGGCGCGCTGGAGGAGAACGGCGCGCTGGAGTACACGACCATCGTCGCCGCCCCCGCGTCCGACCCGGCCGGCTTCAAGTACCTGGCGCCGTACACCGGTTCGGCCATCGGTCAGCAGTGGATGTACGAGGGCAAGCACGTCCTCATCATCTTCGACGACCTCTCGAAGCAGGCCGACGCCTACCGCGCCGTGTCCCTGCTGCTGCGCCGCCCGCCGGGCCGTGAGGCCTACCCGGGTGACGTCTTCTACCTGCACTCCCGTCTGCTGGAGCGCTGCGCGAAGCTCTCCGACGCCATGGGCGCCGGCTCGATGACCGGTCTGCCGATCGTCGAGACCAAGGCCAACGACGTCTCGGCGTTCATCCCGACCAACGTCATCTCCATCACCGACGGCCAGTGCTTCCTGGAGTCGGACCTGTTCAACGCCGGTCAGCGCCCCGCGCTGAACGTCGGTATCTCCGTCTCCCGAGTCGGTGGTTCCGCGCAGCACAAGGCGATGAAGCAGGTTTCGGGCCGTCTGCGCGTCGACCTCGCCCAGTTCCGTGAGCTGGAGGCGTTCGCCGCCTTCGGTTCCGACCTGGACGCCGCGTCGAAGGCGCAGCTGGAGCGCGGTCAGCGCATGGTCGAGCTGCTGAAGCAGGCCCAGTACGAGCCGATGTCGACCGAGGACCAGGTCGTCTCGGTGTGGGCCGGCACCACCGGCAAGATGGACGACGTGCCGGTCGCCGACATCCGCCGCTTCGAGAAGGAGCTCCTGGAGTACCTGCACCGCAAGGAGCAGGGCCTCATGACCTCCATCAAGGAGGGCGGCAAGATGTCGGACGACACGCTCACCGCCATCGCCGACGCCATCGCGGAGTTCAAGAAGCAGTTCGAGACCGCGGACGGCAAGCTCCTCGGCGAAGAGGCTCCGGCCGCCCCGAAGGCGACCAGCGCCTCCAAGTGA
- the atpE gene encoding ATP synthase F0 subunit C: MAALETLAAVEGNIGSIGYGLAAIGPGVGVGIIFGNGTQALARQPEAAGLIRANQILGFAFCEALALIGIVMPFVYG, translated from the coding sequence ATGGCTGCCCTTGAGACCCTCGCCGCCGTCGAAGGCAACATTGGTTCCATCGGCTACGGCCTGGCCGCCATCGGCCCCGGCGTCGGCGTCGGCATCATCTTCGGCAACGGCACCCAGGCCCTCGCCCGCCAGCCCGAGGCTGCCGGCCTGATCCGTGCCAACCAGATCCTCGGCTTCGCCTTCTGTGAGGCGCTCGCCCTCATCGGCATCGTCATGCCGTTCGTCTACGGATGA
- the atpB gene encoding F0F1 ATP synthase subunit A yields MSDNGCGFPAPGLHSFLFKPIATVGGFEFNKVMLLALITTLLVITFFTLAFSKAKVVPGKLQMVGEAGYDFVRRGIVYETLGKREGEKYVPFMVSLFFFIWIMNIWSVIPLAQFPVSSIIAFPMVLAAIVWLIWVSVTFKRHGFVGFFKNVTGYDKSLGAVLPLVMVIEFFSNLLVRPFTHAVRLFANMFAGHLMLVMFTVASWYLLNSWMIPAAGVSFVMTMVMILFELFVQAVQAYVFVLLACSYIQGALAEHH; encoded by the coding sequence ATGTCCGACAACGGCTGTGGCTTCCCGGCTCCGGGCCTGCACTCGTTCCTCTTCAAGCCGATCGCCACAGTCGGGGGGTTCGAGTTCAACAAGGTGATGCTGCTTGCCCTCATCACCACGCTCCTGGTCATCACCTTCTTCACGCTCGCCTTCAGCAAGGCGAAGGTGGTGCCGGGCAAGCTTCAGATGGTCGGCGAAGCCGGTTATGACTTCGTGCGCCGCGGCATCGTCTACGAGACCCTCGGCAAGCGTGAGGGCGAGAAGTACGTCCCGTTCATGGTCTCGCTCTTCTTCTTCATCTGGATCATGAACATCTGGTCCGTGATCCCGCTGGCCCAGTTCCCGGTCTCGTCGATCATCGCGTTCCCGATGGTGCTGGCCGCCATCGTCTGGCTCATCTGGGTCTCGGTGACCTTCAAGCGGCACGGCTTCGTCGGGTTCTTCAAGAACGTCACCGGCTACGACAAGTCGCTGGGTGCGGTGCTGCCGCTCGTGATGGTCATCGAGTTCTTCTCGAACCTGCTGGTCCGCCCGTTCACGCACGCGGTGCGACTGTTCGCCAACATGTTCGCCGGTCACCTGATGCTGGTGATGTTCACCGTCGCCTCCTGGTACCTGCTGAACAGCTGGATGATCCCGGCGGCCGGTGTCTCCTTCGTCATGACCATGGTCATGATCCTCTTCGAGCTCTTCGTGCAGGCCGTCCAGGCGTACGTCTTCGTGCTGCTGGCCTGCTCGTACATCCAGGGCGCTCTCGCCGAGCACCACTGA
- a CDS encoding protein-tyrosine-phosphatase, with product MTAPEAGRGIGNGESAAEITTTFVGLPRDSFRILHVSTGNVCRSPITERLTRHFVAQRLGVLGGGLIVESAGTWGHEGAPMEANAETVLADFGADAAGFVGRELLDEHVIRADLVLTATRDHRAQVISMGHSAGLRTFTLKEFTRLVRAIDPATLPPLEDGVVARARALVRAGAALRGWLLAPTAEADEVYDPYGAPLPFFRSVGDEIHQALDPVVTALTGVPART from the coding sequence TTGACAGCCCCTGAGGCGGGGCGTGGCATAGGCAACGGGGAAAGCGCGGCGGAGATCACGACGACCTTCGTGGGACTCCCGCGCGACAGCTTCCGCATCCTCCACGTCAGCACCGGAAATGTCTGCCGCTCGCCGATCACCGAGCGGCTGACCCGTCATTTCGTGGCGCAGCGGCTCGGTGTGCTCGGCGGCGGGCTGATCGTGGAGAGCGCGGGCACCTGGGGCCATGAGGGCGCGCCCATGGAGGCCAACGCGGAGACGGTCCTCGCCGACTTCGGCGCGGACGCCGCCGGCTTCGTCGGCCGCGAGCTCCTCGACGAGCACGTCATCCGCGCCGACCTGGTCCTGACGGCCACCCGCGACCACCGCGCCCAGGTCATCTCCATGGGCCATTCGGCGGGCCTGCGCACCTTCACGCTGAAGGAGTTCACCCGCCTGGTCCGCGCGATAGACCCGGCGACCCTGCCGCCCCTGGAGGACGGCGTGGTGGCACGCGCGCGCGCACTGGTCCGGGCCGGGGCGGCTCTACGCGGGTGGCTCCTGGCGCCGACCGCGGAGGCGGACGAGGTGTACGACCCGTACGGCGCCCCGCTGCCCTTCTTCCGTTCCGTCGGGGACGAGATACACCAGGCGCTGGACCCGGTGGTAACGGCTTTGACCGGGGTACCCGCTCGCACTTGA
- a CDS encoding F0F1 ATP synthase subunit delta, translated as MNGASREALAAARERLDALTDNTSVDAAKLADELAAVTALLDREVSLRRVLTDPAQAGEAKAELAQRLLAGQVSGEAADLLAGMVRSRWSQSRDLVDALEELADTADLTAAQKAGTLDDVEDELFRFGRIVASNTGLRAALTDRSATTSAKGELLRSLLGGRAKATTERLVTRLVTAPRGRSLESGLESLSKLAAERRERMVAVVTSAVPLSGPQKQRLGAALAKLYGRQMHLNLDVDPEVLGGIRVQVGDEVINGSLADRIEDAGRRLAS; from the coding sequence ATGAACGGAGCGAGCCGCGAGGCCCTGGCAGCCGCACGTGAGCGTCTCGACGCGCTGACGGACAACACGTCCGTCGACGCGGCCAAGCTCGCCGACGAGCTGGCCGCCGTCACCGCGCTGCTCGACCGCGAGGTGTCGCTGCGTCGGGTCCTGACCGACCCGGCGCAGGCCGGCGAGGCCAAGGCGGAGCTGGCCCAGCGCCTGCTCGCCGGCCAGGTCAGCGGCGAGGCCGCCGATCTGCTGGCCGGCATGGTGCGCTCCCGCTGGTCGCAGTCGCGCGACCTGGTGGACGCGCTGGAGGAGCTGGCGGACACCGCCGACCTCACCGCCGCGCAGAAGGCGGGCACGCTCGACGATGTCGAGGACGAGCTGTTCCGGTTCGGCCGGATCGTCGCCTCGAACACCGGGCTGCGCGCCGCGCTGACCGACCGGTCCGCCACTACCTCGGCCAAGGGCGAGCTGCTGCGCAGCCTGCTCGGCGGCCGGGCCAAGGCGACCACCGAGCGTCTGGTGACGCGTCTTGTGACCGCGCCGCGTGGACGTAGCCTGGAGTCGGGACTGGAGTCCCTGTCCAAGCTCGCCGCCGAGCGCCGGGAGCGCATGGTGGCCGTCGTCACTTCGGCGGTACCGCTGAGCGGCCCGCAGAAGCAGCGCCTGGGCGCCGCCCTCGCGAAGCTCTACGGCCGCCAGATGCACCTCAACCTCGACGTGGACCCCGAGGTCCTCGGCGGAATCCGGGTGCAGGTCGGCGACGAGGTCATCAACGGCTCCCTCGCGGACCGCATCGAGGACGCCGGCCGCCGCCTGGCGAGCTGA
- the prmC gene encoding peptide chain release factor N(5)-glutamine methyltransferase, protein MLLAEVAQATQRLADAGVPSPRNDAEELAAFVHGVKRGELHSVKDSDFDARYWEVIARREQREPLQHITGRAYFRYLELQVGPGVFVPRPETESVVGWAIDAVRAMDVVEPCIVDLCTGSGAIALALAQEVPRSRVHAVELSEDALHWTRKNVAGSRVDLRQGNALDAFPDLDGQVDLVISNPPYIPLTEWEYVAPEARDYDPELALFSGEDGLDLIRGLERTAHRLLRPGGVVVIEHADTQGGQVPWIFTEERGWADAADHPDLNNRPRFATARKALP, encoded by the coding sequence GTGCTGCTCGCGGAGGTGGCCCAGGCCACCCAGCGGCTGGCCGACGCCGGTGTGCCCTCGCCGCGCAACGACGCGGAGGAGCTCGCCGCGTTCGTGCACGGCGTGAAGCGGGGCGAGCTGCACTCCGTGAAGGACTCGGACTTCGACGCCCGCTACTGGGAGGTCATCGCCCGGCGTGAGCAGCGCGAGCCGTTGCAGCACATCACCGGGCGGGCCTACTTCCGGTATCTCGAACTCCAAGTCGGGCCCGGTGTGTTCGTGCCCCGCCCCGAGACCGAGTCGGTCGTCGGGTGGGCCATAGACGCCGTACGCGCGATGGACGTCGTCGAGCCCTGCATCGTCGACCTGTGCACCGGCTCCGGCGCCATCGCGCTCGCCCTCGCCCAGGAGGTCCCGCGCTCGCGCGTGCACGCCGTGGAGCTGTCCGAGGACGCCCTGCACTGGACCCGCAAGAACGTGGCGGGGTCCAGGGTCGACCTGCGGCAGGGCAACGCCCTGGACGCCTTCCCGGACCTGGACGGCCAGGTCGACCTGGTCATCTCCAACCCGCCCTACATCCCGCTCACCGAATGGGAGTACGTCGCTCCCGAGGCGCGGGACTACGATCCCGAACTCGCCCTGTTCTCGGGGGAGGACGGCCTCGACCTCATCCGCGGCCTGGAACGGACCGCACACCGGCTCCTGCGCCCCGGCGGCGTCGTCGTCATCGAACACGCCGACACCCAGGGCGGCCAGGTGCCGTGGATCTTCACCGAGGAGCGGGGCTGGGCCGACGCGGCCGACCACCCCGACCTCAACAACCGCCCGAGGTTCGCGACCGCCCGCAAGGCGCTGCCGTGA
- a CDS encoding F0F1 ATP synthase subunit B, producing the protein MIDNLVRLAAEEEQNPLIPPGPELLVGTIAFAIVFFFFWKKLLPNINKVLEERREAIEGGIEKAEAAQVEAQSVLEQYKAQLAEARHEAARLRQEAQEQGAVLIAEMRAEGQRQREEIVAAGHAQIEADRKAASSALRQDVGKLATDLAGKLVGESLEDHARQSRVIDRFLDELEEKAEAGR; encoded by the coding sequence GTGATCGACAACCTGGTGCGGCTTGCGGCGGAGGAGGAGCAGAACCCGCTCATTCCTCCGGGCCCCGAGCTGCTCGTCGGCACCATCGCCTTCGCCATCGTGTTCTTCTTCTTCTGGAAGAAGCTGCTTCCGAACATCAACAAGGTTCTGGAGGAGCGCCGCGAGGCGATCGAAGGCGGAATCGAGAAGGCTGAGGCCGCTCAGGTCGAGGCCCAGAGCGTCCTTGAGCAGTACAAGGCGCAGCTCGCCGAGGCCCGGCACGAGGCCGCGCGTCTGCGCCAGGAGGCGCAGGAGCAGGGCGCCGTGCTCATCGCCGAGATGCGCGCGGAAGGCCAGCGGCAGCGCGAGGAGATCGTCGCCGCCGGTCACGCGCAGATCGAGGCCGACCGCAAGGCCGCGTCCTCCGCGCTGCGCCAGGACGTCGGCAAGCTCGCCACCGACCTGGCGGGCAAGCTCGTCGGCGAGTCCCTCGAGGACCACGCCCGGCAGAGCCGCGTCATCGACCGCTTCCTCGACGAGCTCGAGGAGAAGGCCGAGGCCGGACGATGA